The following are from one region of the Streptomyces decoyicus genome:
- a CDS encoding BtrH N-terminal domain-containing protein: protein MTTVRDIDARGTQHCETTGLGVLLRHQGLDLSEPMLFGLGSGLSFIYWDSKNMGFPFLGGRVKPFDLTRNLATTLGLELVVRETTSPRRAWENVVTPIDAGCPVGLQLDSYYLDYFGSKVHFGGHVVAMYGYDDHDAYLVDTDQQGGKVSTSLSSLAQAWAARGPMTAKHRSFTLTAPRSLPSPRDQIIPAITACADAFLNPPIANLGYRGIEKAGKLVRTWLQRTDTPERDLSQAALLMEKAGTGGALFRNLYRDFLAECTRQVECNHLRTGHSLYTEAATLWTGVAALLTQAGESGNAQCLEQAGTLLRDLSHMEREAMQALSRLGQ from the coding sequence ATGACCACGGTGAGAGACATTGATGCCCGCGGTACGCAGCACTGCGAGACGACTGGCCTGGGGGTGCTCTTGCGGCATCAGGGACTCGATCTGTCCGAGCCGATGCTCTTCGGTCTCGGCTCCGGCCTGTCCTTCATCTACTGGGACAGCAAGAACATGGGCTTCCCCTTCCTCGGGGGACGGGTCAAGCCCTTTGACCTCACCAGAAACCTGGCCACCACACTCGGGCTGGAGCTCGTGGTCCGGGAGACCACCTCCCCCCGCAGGGCTTGGGAGAACGTGGTGACCCCCATCGACGCCGGCTGTCCCGTCGGCCTGCAACTCGACAGCTACTACCTGGACTACTTCGGGTCGAAGGTGCACTTCGGCGGTCATGTCGTCGCCATGTACGGCTATGACGACCACGATGCCTACCTCGTGGACACCGACCAGCAAGGCGGAAAGGTGTCCACCAGCCTGAGCAGTCTTGCGCAGGCCTGGGCCGCGCGCGGACCGATGACCGCCAAGCACCGGTCCTTCACCCTCACCGCTCCGAGGAGCCTGCCCTCCCCACGGGACCAGATCATTCCCGCCATCACCGCATGCGCCGATGCTTTCCTCAACCCGCCCATCGCCAACCTCGGCTACCGAGGCATCGAAAAGGCCGGCAAGCTGGTACGCACCTGGCTCCAGCGGACCGACACCCCGGAGCGGGACCTATCGCAGGCGGCCCTTTTGATGGAGAAGGCCGGAACCGGCGGCGCCCTGTTCCGCAACCTCTACCGCGACTTCCTCGCTGAATGCACCCGACAGGTCGAATGCAACCACCTGCGCACGGGCCACAGTCTGTACACCGAGGCAGCCACCCTGTGGACGGGAGTCGCAGCACTGCTCACACAAGCTGGCGAATCAGGCAATGCGCAGTGCCTCGAGCAGGCAGGTACCCTCCTCCGTGATCTTTCACACATGGAGCGCGAGGCCATGCAAGCGCTGAGCCGCTTGGGGCAGTAA
- a CDS encoding TetR/AcrR family transcriptional regulator, with product MPKIVDPLARRRAVAQAVLSVVARHGLEHASLRNVADEAGLAIGSVRHYFADHDELMTFTMRELSRRIGDRIRTHAERLLAPDRGTDRTDRRAATEELLAEFLPLDGARRQEAALWLTFAAAAHTRPELRPCAAEMQADLHTLMSRVLHEARYAGGLPADTDVELESTRLAALLDGLTLQATLLPDRYPPKLLRQVLRRHLDALKAGS from the coding sequence GTGCCAAAGATCGTCGATCCCCTAGCCCGCCGCAGGGCCGTGGCGCAGGCCGTCCTGTCCGTCGTCGCCCGGCATGGGCTGGAGCATGCGTCGCTGCGCAACGTCGCCGATGAAGCCGGACTCGCCATCGGGTCGGTCCGCCACTACTTCGCCGACCACGACGAGTTGATGACCTTCACGATGAGGGAACTGAGCCGGCGCATCGGCGACCGCATCCGCACCCACGCCGAGCGGCTCCTGGCTCCCGACAGGGGCACCGACCGCACCGACCGCCGGGCCGCGACAGAAGAGCTCCTGGCCGAGTTCCTCCCGCTGGACGGGGCCCGCCGCCAGGAGGCCGCGCTCTGGCTCACCTTCGCCGCCGCAGCACACACCCGCCCCGAACTGCGGCCCTGTGCAGCCGAGATGCAGGCCGACCTGCACACCCTGATGTCGCGCGTGCTGCACGAAGCCCGGTACGCCGGCGGGCTGCCGGCTGACACGGACGTCGAGCTGGAAAGCACGCGACTGGCCGCCCTCCTCGACGGACTCACTCTCCAGGCGACGCTGCTGCCGGACCGCTATCCACCGAAGCTGCTCCGGCAGGTGCTGCGGCGGCACCTGGACGCCCTCAAAGCCGGCAGCTGA
- a CDS encoding DUF1453 family protein, producing MNPWLFAAIVAVVVIAVVIKRMIGEPVNARDLFVAPAILTGIGVLSLVKMTDLTGTDLTWVITGAVLGAALGALRGATVQLVDRGGVLWQRYTGRTFLAVIGTLAITAGFSVLAVKMGMHENARPVQLSIGVSFLGESLIVGRRGMASGIPFAPARTR from the coding sequence GTGAACCCCTGGCTGTTCGCCGCGATCGTCGCGGTGGTCGTGATCGCGGTCGTGATCAAGCGGATGATCGGTGAACCGGTCAATGCAAGGGACCTCTTCGTCGCCCCCGCGATCCTGACCGGGATCGGCGTCCTGTCCCTCGTCAAGATGACGGATCTGACCGGCACCGACCTCACCTGGGTCATCACGGGCGCCGTCCTCGGCGCGGCACTCGGCGCACTCCGCGGCGCCACCGTTCAACTCGTCGACAGGGGAGGCGTCCTGTGGCAGCGGTACACGGGCCGCACCTTCCTCGCCGTGATCGGCACCCTGGCGATCACGGCTGGCTTCAGTGTCCTGGCGGTGAAGATGGGCATGCACGAGAACGCACGACCCGTCCAGCTCTCCATCGGCGTGAGCTTCCTCGGCGAGTCCCTCATCGTCGGCCGCCGCGGCATGGCTTCGGGAATCCCCTTCGCCCCCGCACGAACTCGCTGA
- a CDS encoding keywimysin-related RiPP, which produces MKKAYEAPTLVRLGTFRKKTGLLQSSGNDRLILSKN; this is translated from the coding sequence ATGAAGAAGGCTTACGAGGCGCCGACACTGGTCCGGCTCGGGACGTTCCGGAAGAAGACCGGGCTCTTGCAGAGCTCCGGCAACGACCGTCTCATCCTGAGCAAGAACTGA
- a CDS encoding lasso peptide isopeptide bond-forming cyclase has protein sequence MTELHESAGTGPGDAHFTVFTDREDAAAVARSFARPGTRILQHASGRPWLVGQWHEQEIVTARAGHTALAVIGCCPIDAVELERQAGRLRDLAELDALARSLPGSFHLVAALDGRLRVQGTASGLRLVFHAPVDGTQVAATRADVLAAALGTDPDEEQLAVRLLWPVPHPLAEAPMWRGVTAVSPQDALIVSPDGRTVRHSRWWTPPEPVRTLADGAPLVREALAAAVDARTRQGGLVSCDLSGGLDSTSICFLADRSPARVVASTLPGRDPADTDLYWAEQAARSLPDIDHVVWDADTSPLVYTGLLGIDDLLDEPTIGVMYRSRVLHHLPGLAERGSRLHLTGIGGDHVAWCSEAYYHRLLRTRPLFALRQLRFRALWQWPLGGTARALADSRSYGKWLADSSCRLRDPLPATVSTSLGWGMPPRLFDWVTPDAERMAQRALREAAMTAVPLHPDGGLHTDLEQILSCTRIIRQWDRMAARAGVPMASPFLDDRVIEACLAIRPSERVTPWQYKPLLTAAMSGIVPDACLRRTNKAAASMDASNGLREHRADLLALWADSRLEQLGLVDGAALRRLAQRPATPELRDAILYSTIAAEVWLRGLPRTTEPKTPASS, from the coding sequence ATGACTGAACTGCACGAGAGTGCGGGGACGGGCCCCGGCGACGCGCACTTCACGGTCTTCACCGACCGGGAGGACGCGGCCGCCGTGGCCCGCTCCTTCGCCCGCCCCGGAACTCGAATCCTGCAGCACGCTTCGGGCCGGCCCTGGCTGGTGGGGCAGTGGCACGAGCAGGAGATCGTCACCGCGCGCGCCGGCCACACGGCCCTCGCCGTCATCGGCTGCTGTCCGATCGATGCCGTAGAGCTCGAGCGCCAAGCCGGGCGGCTACGTGATCTCGCCGAACTCGACGCACTGGCCCGCTCCCTTCCCGGTAGCTTCCATCTCGTCGCCGCGCTCGACGGGCGGCTCAGGGTGCAGGGCACCGCCTCCGGGCTCCGGCTGGTCTTCCACGCCCCCGTTGACGGAACACAGGTGGCTGCCACCCGCGCCGACGTACTCGCCGCCGCGCTCGGCACCGACCCGGACGAGGAGCAACTGGCCGTCCGGCTGCTGTGGCCGGTTCCCCATCCACTCGCCGAGGCACCCATGTGGCGCGGCGTCACCGCCGTGTCCCCCCAGGACGCCCTGATCGTCTCGCCGGACGGCCGGACCGTACGCCACTCGCGCTGGTGGACACCGCCGGAACCGGTACGCACGCTCGCCGATGGCGCCCCTCTCGTCCGCGAAGCCCTGGCCGCGGCGGTCGACGCCCGTACCCGGCAGGGTGGCCTGGTCAGCTGCGACCTGTCAGGCGGCTTGGATTCCACCTCCATCTGTTTCCTGGCGGACCGCTCACCGGCACGGGTAGTGGCCAGCACCTTGCCGGGTCGCGACCCCGCCGACACCGATCTGTACTGGGCAGAACAGGCCGCCCGCTCGTTGCCGGACATCGACCATGTGGTCTGGGACGCCGATACCTCGCCGCTCGTCTACACCGGCCTGCTCGGCATCGATGACCTGCTGGACGAACCGACCATCGGCGTCATGTACCGCTCGCGGGTCCTGCACCACCTGCCCGGCCTGGCGGAGCGCGGCAGCCGATTGCACCTGACCGGCATCGGCGGCGATCACGTGGCCTGGTGCTCGGAGGCGTACTACCACCGACTGCTCCGCACCCGCCCGCTGTTCGCGCTGCGGCAGCTGCGCTTCAGGGCCCTGTGGCAGTGGCCACTTGGCGGCACGGCACGCGCGCTGGCCGACTCACGGTCCTACGGTAAGTGGCTGGCCGACTCCAGCTGCCGCCTGCGAGACCCACTACCCGCCACCGTCAGCACCAGCCTCGGCTGGGGCATGCCCCCTCGCCTTTTCGACTGGGTCACCCCCGACGCCGAGCGGATGGCCCAACGGGCGCTGCGCGAGGCCGCCATGACCGCCGTGCCGCTGCACCCGGACGGCGGCCTGCACACCGACCTCGAACAGATCCTTTCCTGCACCCGCATCATCCGCCAGTGGGACCGGATGGCGGCCCGGGCCGGCGTACCGATGGCATCGCCGTTCCTCGACGACCGCGTCATCGAGGCATGCCTCGCCATCCGCCCGAGCGAGCGCGTCACGCCCTGGCAGTACAAACCCCTCCTGACCGCCGCCATGAGCGGGATCGTGCCCGATGCGTGCCTGCGGCGCACCAACAAGGCCGCCGCTTCCATGGACGCATCCAACGGACTGCGCGAACACCGCGCAGATCTGCTGGCGCTCTGGGCGGACTCCCGGCTGGAACAGCTCGGCCTGGTCGACGGCGCAGCCCTGCGTCGGCTCGCCCAACGCCCGGCCACACCCGAACTACGCGACGCGATCCTCTACTCGACCATCGCCGCCGAAGTGTGGCTGCGCGGCCTCCCCCGAACTACCGAGCCCAAGACTCCCGCCTCCTCATGA
- a CDS encoding lasso peptide biosynthesis PqqD family chaperone, with product MALKFGADVSTAETDYGTVLLDQRAGGYWELNPTGTLVVNTLMAGGDETAAVAALADEFDIDLVQEKQDVDALVQQLRASGLAE from the coding sequence ATGGCATTGAAGTTCGGGGCCGATGTCTCCACTGCCGAGACGGACTACGGCACAGTCCTCCTGGACCAACGCGCCGGGGGCTATTGGGAGTTGAATCCCACCGGCACCCTGGTGGTCAACACGCTGATGGCGGGCGGTGACGAAACCGCCGCGGTCGCCGCGCTCGCCGACGAGTTCGACATCGACCTCGTCCAGGAGAAGCAGGACGTCGACGCCCTCGTACAGCAACTGCGGGCCTCGGGGCTGGCCGAATGA
- a CDS encoding lasso peptide biosynthesis B2 protein — protein MTTPSALERPTGVPFARRLAARLVLPPALALSLLPPRRIRAVLHLTCRGATPATAAQAKNARDAMCAVSLRCAGPKGCLPRSLGAALLCRLGGSWPTWCTGVRVVPPCTAHAWIEADRRPVDEGVPDDFTRLITVAAASRSGR, from the coding sequence ATGACGACCCCCAGCGCCCTGGAGCGGCCCACCGGCGTGCCCTTCGCCCGGCGCCTGGCCGCCCGACTCGTCCTGCCCCCCGCCCTCGCGCTCTCACTCCTGCCGCCCCGCCGGATCCGCGCCGTGCTCCACCTCACATGTCGCGGAGCCACACCGGCCACCGCCGCACAGGCAAAGAACGCACGGGACGCGATGTGCGCGGTGAGCCTGCGCTGCGCAGGCCCGAAAGGCTGCCTGCCCCGGTCTCTGGGAGCCGCGCTGCTGTGCCGCCTGGGAGGGAGCTGGCCGACCTGGTGCACCGGGGTGCGCGTGGTGCCGCCGTGCACGGCGCACGCCTGGATCGAGGCGGACCGCCGCCCCGTGGACGAGGGTGTACCCGACGACTTCACCCGGCTCATCACGGTCGCCGCCGCGAGCCGATCAGGCCGATGA
- a CDS encoding ABC transporter ATP-binding protein has translation MDQAQPAAEGDRSTRAAVATMHRLTTGHRASITVATVLTLVGSALGLAQPLVAQRVVDASGRGQMLWPLLLLLAVLFVTEAATGAVSRFVLERMGESIVRGLRHSLVARLLRLEMREYDRHRSGDLISRVTADTTLLREVVSQALVDLVTGALVAAGAIVLMVWIDPLLLLLVALTVATAAVIVASLLKGIRAASERMQTSVGAIAADLERALGALPMIRVHRAEDREAGRIGECVESAYSAGVRTAKLASVMSPAVELAVQGSFLIVLVIGGLRVNGHANSLGDLVAFLLYASYLVRPLSSVFRAVGLLQRGMGAYQRIEQALSLPAEPSQEAPAVRACTREPARRTDSYQEPALALRNLSFGYDPDRPVLRGVSFTVPHGQQTALVGLSGAGKSTIFALVARFYEPDSGALLFDGLPATALSRTACRGRIAVVDQNTHVVRGTLWDNITYATPDATEAEARRVVELAQLEGVVRRLPGGLSAMLGERGGTLSAGERQRVALARALLARPSILLLDEPTSHLDTINETALTTVMKDVARECALLVIAHRLSTVQHVDQIVVLDSGRTAARGRHEELLTSSPIYRELAAGQMLRPANARTSADATVRPHPRHPL, from the coding sequence GTGGATCAGGCGCAGCCGGCGGCCGAGGGCGACCGCTCCACCCGGGCCGCGGTCGCCACCATGCACCGGCTCACCACCGGCCACCGGGCCTCCATCACCGTCGCCACCGTACTCACCCTCGTCGGCTCCGCGCTCGGGCTTGCCCAGCCGCTCGTCGCCCAACGGGTCGTGGACGCGAGCGGGCGCGGACAGATGTTGTGGCCACTGTTGCTGCTCCTCGCCGTACTGTTCGTCACCGAAGCGGCAACGGGCGCGGTGAGCCGCTTCGTTCTGGAGCGCATGGGCGAAAGCATCGTACGAGGGCTGCGCCACAGTCTGGTGGCGCGGCTGCTTCGGCTGGAGATGCGGGAGTACGACCGGCACCGCAGCGGCGACCTGATCTCCCGGGTCACTGCCGACACCACCCTGCTCAGAGAAGTCGTCTCCCAGGCACTGGTCGACCTGGTGACGGGTGCCCTCGTCGCGGCGGGGGCGATCGTCCTGATGGTGTGGATCGATCCGCTGCTGCTGCTCCTGGTCGCCCTCACCGTAGCTACCGCCGCCGTGATCGTCGCCTCGCTCCTCAAGGGCATCCGGGCCGCCTCCGAACGCATGCAGACCTCCGTCGGCGCGATCGCCGCCGACCTCGAACGCGCGCTCGGCGCCCTGCCGATGATCCGGGTTCACCGAGCCGAGGACCGTGAAGCGGGCCGCATCGGGGAATGCGTCGAATCGGCGTACAGCGCCGGCGTACGGACCGCGAAACTCGCCTCCGTGATGAGCCCCGCGGTCGAACTCGCGGTACAGGGCTCCTTCCTGATCGTCCTGGTCATTGGCGGCCTGCGGGTCAACGGCCACGCCAACTCCCTCGGCGACCTGGTCGCCTTCTTGCTGTACGCCTCCTACCTGGTCCGTCCGCTGTCCTCGGTCTTCCGGGCGGTCGGCCTGCTCCAGCGTGGCATGGGGGCTTACCAGCGCATCGAGCAGGCGCTGTCCCTGCCGGCGGAGCCCTCCCAGGAGGCGCCGGCCGTCCGGGCATGCACGCGCGAACCGGCCCGGCGGACCGACTCGTACCAGGAGCCCGCTCTCGCCCTGCGGAATCTCAGTTTTGGCTACGACCCGGACCGGCCGGTGCTGCGCGGTGTCTCGTTCACCGTCCCCCACGGGCAGCAGACAGCCCTGGTCGGCCTGTCGGGTGCCGGAAAGAGCACGATCTTCGCCCTCGTCGCCAGATTCTACGAACCGGACTCCGGGGCCCTGCTATTCGATGGCCTGCCCGCCACCGCACTGAGCCGCACCGCATGCCGCGGACGCATCGCCGTCGTCGACCAGAACACCCACGTCGTCCGCGGTACCCTCTGGGACAACATCACCTACGCCACGCCCGACGCCACCGAGGCCGAGGCACGACGCGTCGTCGAGCTCGCCCAGCTAGAAGGGGTCGTGCGGCGGCTGCCGGGCGGCTTGTCGGCAATGCTCGGCGAGCGCGGCGGCACCCTGTCGGCGGGCGAGCGCCAGCGCGTGGCCCTGGCCCGCGCCCTGCTCGCCCGCCCCTCGATCCTCCTGCTCGACGAGCCCACCTCCCACCTCGACACCATCAATGAGACCGCGCTCACCACAGTGATGAAGGACGTCGCCCGGGAATGCGCCCTGCTGGTCATCGCACACCGGCTCTCCACGGTCCAGCACGTCGACCAGATCGTCGTACTGGACAGCGGCCGCACCGCCGCCCGCGGACGTCACGAGGAACTGCTCACCAGCAGCCCCATCTACCGCGAACTGGCTGCTGGACAGATGCTCCGCCCGGCCAACGCCCGGACCTCCGCCGACGCAACCGTCCGCCCCCACCCACGCCACCCGTTGTGA
- a CDS encoding alpha/beta fold hydrolase, which translates to MEAQGLVSMTDEAQLRWMALGDTTRQLAVILLHGGPGLPDYLSDVALMVADLVPVYRYDQRGTGQSPWRGPHSFARHVDDLAELLDAWRVPKAVLIGHSYGTDLASRFCLTHSDRVAATLLMCGPFVGDWRTGYRAERGRRMSAAQQERFRELEELPHRTEEQEVELLTLAWFTDHSDPERGWHWAAQGARRRRPVNWAMNGELGKEGCADPLDEHLAELRACLPARAELVGGADDPRPISALESLALRLGLPLTRIEGAGHEPWLEQPDAVRAHLRRFVQGTVGA; encoded by the coding sequence ATGGAGGCACAGGGCCTCGTGTCGATGACCGACGAGGCGCAGTTGCGCTGGATGGCGCTGGGGGACACGACTCGCCAGCTGGCCGTGATCCTGCTCCATGGCGGTCCGGGTCTGCCGGACTATCTGAGCGATGTCGCCCTCATGGTCGCCGACCTCGTGCCTGTGTACCGGTACGACCAGCGTGGCACGGGCCAATCCCCGTGGCGGGGCCCCCATTCCTTCGCCCGGCATGTCGACGATCTCGCCGAGCTGCTCGACGCATGGCGCGTGCCCAAGGCCGTGCTGATTGGGCACTCCTACGGCACCGATCTGGCGAGCCGGTTCTGCCTGACACACTCTGACCGGGTTGCCGCGACGCTGCTGATGTGCGGCCCATTCGTCGGTGATTGGCGTACCGGGTACCGAGCTGAGCGCGGCCGCCGTATGTCCGCAGCGCAGCAGGAGCGGTTCCGCGAGTTGGAGGAGCTGCCGCATCGCACGGAGGAGCAGGAAGTCGAGCTGCTGACGCTGGCCTGGTTCACCGACCACTCCGACCCCGAACGGGGGTGGCACTGGGCCGCGCAGGGTGCCCGGCGGCGGCGCCCCGTCAACTGGGCTATGAACGGTGAACTTGGCAAGGAAGGATGCGCGGATCCGCTCGATGAGCATCTTGCCGAGCTGCGTGCGTGTCTTCCCGCGCGAGCGGAGCTTGTGGGTGGGGCCGACGATCCCCGCCCTATTTCGGCTCTTGAATCACTCGCGCTCCGGCTCGGTCTTCCGCTGACGCGGATCGAGGGCGCTGGGCACGAGCCCTGGTTGGAGCAGCCCGACGCCGTGCGTGCGCACCTTCGGCGATTCGTGCAAGGCACGGTGGGCGCATAG
- a CDS encoding IS5/IS1182 family transposase — MLAPLIPRAVNERPRANDRRVMSGMVDKIRTGITWRDLPERYGPWQTVYSRFRRYALDGVFTRILQQIQAQADASGVVDWLVQIAPTIVCAHQHSAATGREGVRAA, encoded by the coding sequence TTGTTGGCTCCGCTGATACCGCGGGCCGTGAACGAGCGACCACGGGCGAATGACCGCAGGGTCATGAGTGGCATGGTCGACAAGATTCGTACCGGGATCACGTGGCGTGATCTGCCTGAACGGTACGGTCCGTGGCAGACCGTCTACTCGCGCTTCCGCCGGTATGCCCTGGATGGAGTGTTCACGCGGATCCTCCAACAGATCCAGGCTCAAGCCGACGCTTCTGGAGTCGTCGACTGGCTGGTACAGATTGCCCCCACCATCGTCTGTGCGCACCAGCACTCCGCCGCCACCGGTCGGGAAGGGGTCCGTGCAGCCTGA